In a genomic window of Bombina bombina isolate aBomBom1 chromosome 8, aBomBom1.pri, whole genome shotgun sequence:
- the LOC128638878 gene encoding olfactory receptor 5V1-like, with protein sequence MLAIEILQQKNYTTVKNFALLDFSEGWIFISFLFLCIYLTILMGNLCIFTIIKINTNLHMPMYFFISNLSLLDICYSSVTLPWMIYNCISGNRWISFNLCFAQLYLFVSLGGAECILLATMAYDRFVAICNPLKYPLIINNRLCTNLAAGSWISGFLNSILHTVLTSNLFFCKSEQNINHFYCDVPPLIEAACNPTYTSKILLYVVSVFLGFSPFLFIVISYINILSTIMKINSSAGRRKAFSTCSSHLIVVTMFYGTANLNYVGPTSGYPLELERLLSLMYSLLTPLVNPIIYCLRNKEVKGALKKTFKRLFFTYNIIFT encoded by the coding sequence ATGTTAGCCATTGAAATACTACAACAAAAAAACTACACAACAGTGAAGAATTTTGCTCTCCTTGACTTTTCAGAGGGTtggatttttatttcctttttatttctttGCATTTACCTTACAATCCTGATGGGAAATCTTTGCATTTTTACCattataaaaattaatacaaatctgCACATgccaatgtatttttttataagcAATCTTTCCCTTTTGGACATCTGCTATTCATCTGTTACTCTCCCATGGATGATATATAACTGCATTTCTGGAAATAGATGGATTTCATTCAACTTATGCTTTGCacagttatatttatttgtttccttaggCGGTGCAGAATGTATACTACTTGCTACTATGGCATATGACCGTTTTGTAGCCATATGTAACCCGTTGAAGTATCCTTTAATTATAAACAACAGGCTCTGTACAAACTTGGCTGCAGGATCCTGGATAAGTGGATTTTTGAACTCTATTCTTCATACAGTCTTGACATCCAACCTCTTTTTTTGCAAATCTGAACAGAACATTAATCATTTTTATTGTGATGTACCTCCGCTTATAGAAGCCGCCTGCAATCCGACTTATACCAGTAAAATCTTATTGTATGTAGTCAGTGTTTTTCTTGGGTTTAGCCCATTCCTTTTTATTGTAATTTCCTACATAAATATTCTCTCTACAATCATGAAAATCAATTCTTCTGCAGGAAGACGTAAAGCATTCTCCACTTGCTCTTCCCATTTAATTGTTGTCACAATGTTCTATGGGACTGCAAACTTGAATTATGTTGGACCAACATCTGGATATCCTTTGGAACTTGAAAGATTATTATCACTAATGTACAGCCTTCTAACTCCGCTTGTAAATCCTATCATCTACTGTTTGAGAAACAAAGAAGTCAAGGGGGCTCTCAAGAAAACATTCAAAAGATTATTCTTTActtataatattatttttacttAA